The Hevea brasiliensis isolate MT/VB/25A 57/8 chromosome 1, ASM3005281v1, whole genome shotgun sequence DNA segment TCTGTTACTATCACACAATCATGCATTGCAGTGCCGTGCATTGCATTTGGAATTCTAGTTAATGCAACAGCCTTGTCAGAGGGCCTTCATCTCACTTGTACAGTAGCTATAGGTGCTTTCTTTGCATGCATTTATATGCAGCAGATATCACCCTCTTCCTCCACCCAACTCCCAACTCCAACTCTTTCAACACACACACACTGACACACTCTCTCCCCCGTGTGAACCATGAAGCAACATCTTTCCCACACTGTTCTTCTCCTCgtccttcttttccttttttattcTTCAAAATTGTCAGCACATCCCATGATAAGTAAACAAGGTATATTATATTGCTTCCCCTTCTTCTATCTTTCCCTTCTTCGTTAATGACTAGCTTGTTTTCAGAAAGCAGAAACTGATGAAGTTCGCATCTTTTGCAGAGCAAGAGCAGGTAAACTTCAATGCAATGACCAGCCAGGACTCTATTGTGGAAGTGGACAGCAGTAGTGAATTGGTTAGTGTATGCTTTCCCTTTTTGTCCTTGTGAATCTAAAAAGAATGAGcaatatatttttttctcttgCAGCTAATGGGTTCTGAGGTCTGTGAAACTGGTGATGAAGAATGTTTCAAGAGAAGATTAGTCTCAGAGGCTCATTTGGACTACATCTACACCCAGCACCACAAGCCTTGACGACTTACAAATTCAGAGAGATTTGAAGTTTCATGTTTTCTATTTAATTTCCAGCTCAGGCCTAGATTCTATAGAATCCAGGTTAAATTTATCAGCTTCTTCTCTAAATGACAGCATCATGTTTGAAAGCCACTAGATTTGGTTTTCAAGGTTCCTTATTTTCTCTTCATAatgtaattatttttctttttgtttcatTTGACTCTGATGCAACTCGAACTCAAGAACTCCCAATTAGGATAACTTTAGTACTACTGAAAATCATTGGCTTTTGTTATGTCTCTATGAACTGTGATTTCTGGTGCTAAGGGAATATATGGAACCTTATATTTCACAATacagaaagagagagaggaaagtgAGGAAGGGAGAGGGATGGAATTACAGGTTCAGTAGGGGAAGTTCTGAAGCCATATTGCCAGAATACAGAAGTTCCAACTTATACGAGAAGGGTAGTGCAGAAACTTTTAAACTCTTGGCTTGTGAATTGGGGAATAGACATTAGAAAGGCAATTAATGGATAAGTCCTCTGTTAAAACTCAGTTATTGGTGACAAAAGCCAGACAAGATGTAACTCTTGGCTAAAGAAATTAGTATGATAATGAAAATTCATAAGCCATCATCAGAATCTGCATGACTCAAAAACCCAAGAGCAATCCTCTCTCTCCAGCAAAATTCTTCTTTTCAATCATAGAAATCAAATTAGTGATTGGACCATTGATGCCTCATGTGGCCGCCAGTTATCCTATTGTCAATTATCACTACATAGAAGGGAGATAATCTCATATTCTCAAAGCAAAGTGGCCAATAATTATGTGCCTAGTTCAGCAAATACAGTTCCATTAGACCCACTTATTACTTATCATCTTCTGTTGGTTTCCTAGTCCAGGACCTATCAACAAGTGTCCATGCCTCATAGACAGATTTCCTTGGTGTGCCAATGATGTGAGTTTTAAATTTACTAGTATGGAATTGCTCAACATGATCAAACTTGGGATACTGTTAGAAATTAGCAGATCTGCTTTTAAGATCAATTATTGATGCAATCCAAAAGGATGTAGGAGGAGAATGTTTCTATTTGGCATTAGATACTAAGTGCCTGTTTGATTAAGTGGTTAGAAGcgactttaaattttttttcaatatttatatatatatatatatataaataaatgactTAATTGATTGAGATTCGAATTTGAGATTTCATAGCTCTCGAGACAACTCTATTATAACTGAGCTAAaacttattaatttaaataaaaaattttaaaactcaataatcaataattagtaat contains these protein-coding regions:
- the LOC110664690 gene encoding putative phytosulfokines 6 codes for the protein MKQHLSHTVLLLVLLFLFYSSKLSAHPMISKQEQEQVNFNAMTSQDSIVEVDSSSELLMGSEVCETGDEECFKRRLVSEAHLDYIYTQHHKP